The Deltaproteobacteria bacterium sequence TGATAGTGACGGGTTGCTCTCCTTTTATGACCAAAAACTTTCACATCGGCATTATGGGAAATCTTTTTTCGGGAAAGACAACCCTGATGCAAGCGCTGGGAAGGGATCCTTACAAAAAAGATTTTGAAGCGTTGCTGGATAATGGTGAAGTGCATACTTTCACCGAAAGAATTGAAAAGGGTTCGCTGGCGGATGAATGCCTTTCTTTATTTTATCAGGATCGCGTGGCCAATATCTTTCCGACTGAAATTGCCTTTCTTTATATGCGCACGCTTCAGCAGAGGGAAATTCGCCATCTGATGACACGCGATAATAGCCGCGCCGTTATTGCCGTTGAAGACCGCCCCTTTCTGGATGGCCCCGAAGTTTTTGTCCAACGTATGATTCAATCGGGCGAAATGCCTCTCGCCCACGCGCGACTCTACAAAATAATGCTTCGCCAAGTTTTGCAAAACGAACATATCCGGTTTCCCGATTTACTTGTTTATCTGCGCACCGAACCGGCCTCTCTTGAAAAAAGAAGATCCAAACGGGCGGAGGGGGGAGACAGTTATGCCGCTTCTATCGCGCCTCAATATTTAAATGAGATCCATGAATGTTATGAAAAACTGGTGACCAACTGGAAACGTGTGGTGCAACGTTATCAGGAAATTACGATTGTCCCTCCCGATATCGATCTCATTATCATGCCGGCTGAAATTGATATGGAGACCCATCCCGATTATGTCCATGTTGTGGCCGCCACAATTCGTGAAAAAGTTCGTCGCATGGTGGCCGCCCGGAGAAACATCTTATGAAAAAACAGGGGGAAGTTGTTGATGTCGTCGCAGATGAAACCATTTTGAGACATCAAATCCCCAGCAGGCTCACTTCCGTTGAGCGGCGCCTCATACAGCATTTTTCCCAAAATCAATTTCTCATCGCCTGCGTCGGCAATATCGGCACCGGCAAATCCAGTCTTGTCAAATATCTGGCGTTCAATGGCGGGATGAACGCCCTTTTTGAACTTCCCGACGAAGGGTTTGAAGATCACATTGTGGGTAATGAAGGCATTCTCTCTCTTTTGAATACTTCAAAAAATTCGGCAAAAAGAACGTTGGGGATGTATTACGGCGCCATCAATAATTTTGTCGAAGCGCACAAGGTGGAGTCTGTCGAAAGTCCGCAATGGATGCATCACAAAAAAGCGCTGGAGAAAGCGGCGCTTGATATCCAACACGCCTATCTGGATCTGCGCAAAATGCAGTTGCAAGCGGTCTCGCACCTGAAGGGCTCCACCTGCATTGATGGCTCTCCTCTGGCGGACCGTTATGTTTTTTGCGAAGCCCTTCATAAAGATATGGAAGTTCCTTTTTTAAACACACAAGGTTTGCAAAATATTGAAGAACGTCTGAAAAAAGATTTTGAAACACTCCCCCGGCCTGATCTGATGATTTTGC is a genomic window containing:
- a CDS encoding deoxynucleoside kinase, with translation MTKNFHIGIMGNLFSGKTTLMQALGRDPYKKDFEALLDNGEVHTFTERIEKGSLADECLSLFYQDRVANIFPTEIAFLYMRTLQQREIRHLMTRDNSRAVIAVEDRPFLDGPEVFVQRMIQSGEMPLAHARLYKIMLRQVLQNEHIRFPDLLVYLRTEPASLEKRRSKRAEGGDSYAASIAPQYLNEIHECYEKLVTNWKRVVQRYQEITIVPPDIDLIIMPAEIDMETHPDYVHVVAATIREKVRRMVAARRNIL
- a CDS encoding deoxynucleoside kinase; amino-acid sequence: MKKQGEVVDVVADETILRHQIPSRLTSVERRLIQHFSQNQFLIACVGNIGTGKSSLVKYLAFNGGMNALFELPDEGFEDHIVGNEGILSLLNTSKNSAKRTLGMYYGAINNFVEAHKVESVESPQWMHHKKALEKAALDIQHAYLDLRKMQLQAVSHLKGSTCIDGSPLADRYVFCEALHKDMEVPFLNTQGLQNIEERLKKDFETLPRPDLMILLHGPVEMMLGNIRERERKEELATDHQKEDLPEGLVRLVRALDKRYANFIAILRENGWY